In the genome of Entelurus aequoreus isolate RoL-2023_Sb linkage group LG08, RoL_Eaeq_v1.1, whole genome shotgun sequence, one region contains:
- the LOC133655173 gene encoding histone H2B 1/2-like, which produces MPEPAKSAPKKGSKKAVTKAPGKGKGKRRKTRKESYAIYVYKVLKQVHPDTGISSKAMSIMNSFVNDIFERIASEASRLAHYNKRSTITSREIQTAVRLLLPGELAKHAVSEGTKAVTKYTSSK; this is translated from the coding sequence ATGCCCGAACCAGCGAAGTCCGCGCCCAAGAAGGGCTCCAAGAAAGCCGTCACCAAGGCTCCTGGCAAGGGGAAGGGGAAGAGGAGGAAGACCAGGAAGGAAAGCTACGCCATCTACGTGTACAAGGTGCTCAAGCAGGTGCATCCCGACACCGGAATCTCGTCCAAGGCCATGAGCATCATGAATTCGTTCGTCAACGACATCTTCGAGCGCATCGCTTCCGAGGCATCTCGCCTGGCTCATTACAACAAGAGGTCCACCATCACATCCCGGGAAATCCAGACCGCAGTGCGACTCCTGCTGCCCGGGGAACTGGCCAAGCACGCCGTGTCCGAAGGCACCAAGGCGGTCACCAAGTACACCAGCTCCAAGTAG